From the Oceanobacillus kimchii X50 genome, the window TCCTCAAGAAGTTAAATTAAGTGAAAAAGATGTTTTTGGTAAAGATGTTGAAGAAGTGATTAAGGAAGTAAAGGAAGGAAATTCGGATTTATCAACCTTTGATCGACAGTTAGAAGAAGAAGCAGAGCTGAAAGTTGAAGGTGAAAATGGTGAACTTGAAATTCCTGTTCAAGCAAACACTAAGGAACTAAATACTATACAAAAGAACAGTGGAACTAAATCCTATGAAACTACTATAGTTGGTGAGGTTTCAGAAGCTGAATTGGCAGTTACTGGGAGTCAAGAAAAGGAAGATAGTGGTCAAGGAGCTAGTGTAGTAAGTAGAGTTAATTGGACTGAATCTAATATTGGTGGTATAACACATTATTCACTTGATTCGGCTTCAGCTGAATATACGGTAAGCAGTGGATATTCCATTTCTGGGGAACAAATGACATATGGACAATCTGGACCTACAAGAGCTTCCGGATATGATTGTTCCGCATATTGTACACAACAGAATACTATATATTATAATGAAGCAATTTGGTATAATATAGATGTTCATCATGATTGGGCGCCAGTCACTGATACTTTCCAAGCGGTTACCGGAGTTACAGTAAATGCAACAATTAGCGATGGTTCTGATAGCTGGAATTTATCTTTATTTAACCATGTATTTTTAAATTGGGGTTAATAATAATATCCCATAAAAACCTGTGGATAACTAAACATAATACACACACAATACACAAAACAAAGCTAAAGCCTATGTTTCATCATAATCAACAGTTCTCAAAACGTTAATAAACCAACGTTCAAAGGCTCTTTTCACTTATGTGGAAAGGGTCTTTTTTTGGTGTAATTAAGTTTTGTAGAATTGATGTGAAAGGCTTATTTGTTTTACTATACTTACTATAAATGTAATAGGGCTTTCATGGTTGGTGGTTCGCCCCTTTTTGAGAAGGGGTGATACTAATCGCTATTAATTTTCTTTCCTTTTTTCCGCAAGGGTTTTCCTTTTTTATGTAAAAATGTCTTATAGTCCTTTAGCAGATTATCTTTTGGTACATCCATAAAAGAAGAAATATGAGAATACTTATTTTCAATGAAGGTAACGAGATGTTTTATAATACTTCCTCGACACAAATACATGATAAAACCCTTAGGAATGAGTGGGAAAGGACCAGACAAGCTGGTGCGATCAGGCTTGATCTTCAAGGTGAGGTGATTACGGCTGATTTGAAACAGCAAGCTGAAGAAAATGGATTAGAACTCGAATGGATACGACATAACATGGATTCTATACGGTTAGATCATGGATTTTGTGTGAAAAGCCCAAAAGTGAGTTGCGAATTTTTAAACCAAACAATTGAGCCACCTTGTATCAAAAATAATTGTCGTAGCTTCCATGTGGACCAAACATTCTTATCCTATTATGAAGAGCAGATTGCCAAGATTGTATCAGATATAAAGATTTATAAGAAAACTGGAAGAACACGCTCGATTGAAATTATTGAACCTAAGCTAAAAAGATATCAAGATATAGTTGACGGGCTAAAAAAAGGTGAAAATATATATGGCTTAGATAAAAGGAGACGTGAATACGTCGAAGAGGAACGTGAGGAGATAAATTCTAATGGCTAATAAAGCTCCAAACACAGAAGGTATTTTAAAACACTGGAAAGGGAAGACAGAATATTCCATACAAAAGGTAGATGAAGCATTAAAATATATGATTAAAAATCAGTTAAATATTAATTTTAATTCGGTTGCTGAACAGGCAAAAGTATCTAAAGGATTTTTATATAAGAATTAAAGGTTACGTTCAAGAATAGAAACATTACGCAAACAACAAGAAGGATTATCATCTGGTAAACAGGTGAAGCGAAACATAAGTGACGCATCAAAGGATGTTATTATTGCTTCCCTACGGGAACGCTTAAAGGGGTTAGAACAAGAAAATAAAGAGCTTAAAGAGAAAGTAAAGATTCAATTTGGGAAAATATATGATAAAATCTAGATTAACGTTTTTTTCGTTGGAGAATGCCAGAAAAAGGCTTATATACAACGAAAGGTGTTCAACAATCGGGCCATTTAATGGCATAAATAATCAATGGTTATATTAAATAAAACCAGGTTTGTATTTTGTTGGATGGAATGAAGGTTGAATTGAAAATCACAACTCAATAATATATTATGTTATACTCATACTGATTAAGAAAGGAAGGAGCATTATACATGTGTTGCTCTTGTTGTTCAGTAGTTGATAAATCCCTTATCTGAAAAGGAAATTATTAGATTTAGATAAG encodes:
- a CDS encoding DUF6262 family protein → MANKAPNTEGILKHWKGKTEYSIQKVDEALKYMIKNQLNINFNSVAEQAKVSKGFLYKN